Proteins encoded together in one Rhodospirillales bacterium window:
- a CDS encoding 5-formyltetrahydrofolate cyclo-ligase — protein MEAFLPIASLPMDQQPTPIDEQKRRLRKRMRALRLVADQKEGPNAARQVTGHVLGHLAELGIRPGAVVAGYWPIITELDVRPLMARLDAAGIVCALPAIVGECDVLRFRRWRPTDDVEIASLDTRQPPASAPEVIPDVLLVPLLAVDRSGNRLGQGKGWYDRTLAALRRQGRPVAVGIGFDVQVIAHVPHGPGDETMDWVASEQAIEASAVKAAAPSIGQGQL, from the coding sequence ATGGAGGCCTTTCTGCCCATCGCGTCCCTGCCCATGGATCAGCAACCGACACCGATCGACGAGCAGAAGCGCCGGCTGCGCAAGCGCATGCGCGCCCTGCGTCTGGTCGCCGATCAGAAAGAGGGTCCGAACGCCGCCCGGCAGGTGACCGGGCACGTGCTCGGTCACCTTGCCGAGCTGGGAATACGGCCGGGCGCCGTCGTCGCCGGTTACTGGCCGATCATCACCGAGCTTGACGTCCGCCCGCTGATGGCAAGGCTCGACGCTGCGGGGATCGTCTGCGCGCTGCCGGCGATCGTGGGGGAATGCGACGTCCTGCGCTTCCGCCGCTGGCGGCCAACCGACGACGTGGAAATCGCCAGCCTCGATACCCGCCAGCCGCCCGCGAGCGCTCCCGAGGTCATTCCCGACGTCCTGCTCGTCCCGCTGCTCGCCGTCGATCGCTCCGGCAATCGGCTGGGACAGGGTAAGGGATGGTACGATCGCACCCTCGCCGCGCTTCGTCGGCAGGGGCGGCCGGTCGCTGTCGGTATCGGTTTCGACGTGCAGGTCATTGCCCATGTTCCCCACGGACCGGGTGACGAAACGATGGATTGGGTCGCGAGCGAACAGGCGATCGAAGCGTCGGCAGTAAAGGCGGCGGCGCCGTCGATCGGGCAGGGCCAGCTATGA